The Anaerolineales bacterium region CGGGTCAAAGCCGCCAAAAGGCTGATATCCATAATGCTTCCGCGTTGTTCGTTTCCGATCATCGAAGCGAACCAATCCACTCCATAAGCCAACAAGAATATCGCCACAATGATAAATGTGACGATACTCGCTTGGATGATTTTCTTCCGTGGCCATTTATCAATGAGGTAGAAAGGAAGCGCGACGAACAGAAGCCACGTGGTTTGGGGCTTTACTGATGCAACGAGAATGCCGATGGATAACAGCCACGCATTTTGCTTGCGGAGCGCATATAGCAGCGTGAGGACGCCCGCGATTGTTAAAACCTCGAAGTTCCCATCTGCCATGGTGCGTATCGATGGATAGGAGATCACCAATAAGACAGTCACTAGGATTCGCAGTGTTTTCTGAATTTTCCGAGGGACACTAACGATTTCAGCAACGAGCGTCATCAATATCAGGATCCCCCAACTGGATCGATATGAAAGTAATCCCAAAGGTAATACCGGAACGATACTCCAGGGGGGATTTCTCAAACCGCTTCCATATCGAGGCAGACCACCTTTGAGACCAAACCACAAGCCTTTCCAATCGAGTCCAAATCCGAATTCTTCAATGGGCAAACGGTTAAATAGATGCACGAAAACGATGGCCGTAATTATCAACAACACGCCGGCCAACAACCAACTTGAAATTGATTTATTCATGCTTCCATCCACGCTGCCATACACGCTTGCATTGCCTTATTCGAGTAGGAATGCTTCAGCGCAATTTTGATCATGCAAGCAGCCGTTTGATCTCGGGAAACATACGTACCCTGCAAACAGTCTGCCGTAATTTTACAGTCTATTAAATACGCGCACACATTGTTACTGCAGTCGAGATGCTTGAATCAAACGACACCATAGGCAATCTACTATGACCTCACCCATGGTGTCAAGTTGACCGATGTCGACTGTTCTCGATTTGAAATTCACTCAACGAAGTTCAAAGAACTCTCGTCGAAAAAGGCCCACTGTCCGCTGGAAGCGACAACTTTCAACCCTACCGTGCAGGTTCCATCACTGACGTTGATATTCTCGATGGTCGGCGTCTTCCAATTCAACCACCCATTTGTCGCAATGTCCAAAGTCTGCGTCTCTCCACCGCAGTTTGCATATAGCTGCAGGACGTCCTCACCACCTCCGCCTTGAATCCACGCGCTCAGAAAGTATGTCCCGTTCTCCAAGCCCGTGACGGTCTGCGATACCGTGAATTCAAAGGCATCGTTCGCCCAGTAGTGCATGGCGCATTTCCCTTCGTGCAGGTTCTGGCGTTCGTTGCTGATATCGACCCCCCCAACGTCTCCGTTCACGACCCAAGGGCCGAAGCCGCCCGATTCGAAACCGGCATTCGTTAGGTAATTCTTTTCACCACCCGTCGTAACACTGGCAGCTGCCAGCAGTTCCTGCCCCTCGACTGTGCCATCCAAGGTGTAAACACCTGGCTCCTCGAGCCAGTTAACCGGGACAGTGTCCCACATTACGGGCACATCCCGGATCGAATCGTCAGAGAAAAGCGCCTTCACCCTGGGCATGTCTTGACTGCCGGGATCGGCCCACCAGTCACTGTAATGAAAATCGAGAAGGAATTTTAGCCCAAGAGCTTTGGCGC contains the following coding sequences:
- a CDS encoding glycosyltransferase 87 family protein; this translates as MNKSISSWLLAGVLLIITAIVFVHLFNRLPIEEFGFGLDWKGLWFGLKGGLPRYGSGLRNPPWSIVPVLPLGLLSYRSSWGILILMTLVAEIVSVPRKIQKTLRILVTVLLVISYPSIRTMADGNFEVLTIAGVLTLLYALRKQNAWLLSIGILVASVKPQTTWLLFVALPFYLIDKWPRKKIIQASIVTFIIVAIFLLAYGVDWFASMIGNEQRGSIMDISLLAALTRLQLSPIVIGCIWGVIFGLSLYIIYSSRHSIDRTKAGFLMSASLLLSPYAAGNSMLSLFTVGVIPLYIGDRMSAGALSIAFNLPYLFIHENPIWFSYGAYYTTLVLLMSWIVFSWKVRAHSRDTLVKSRQT
- a CDS encoding glycosyl hydrolase 53 family protein, with translation MGADVSMLKQIEDNGGKYYVNGEEADALEILKAHGVNWIRLRIWNDPTDENGQPLGGGNNDLGTTVAIATRAKALGLKFLLDFHYSDWWADPGSQDMPRVKALFSDDSIRDVPVMWDTVPVNWLEEPGVYTLDGTVEGQELLAAASVTTGGEKNYLTNAGFESGGFGPWVVNGDVGGVDISNERQNLHEGKCAMHYWANDAFEFTVSQTVTGLENGTYFLSAWIQGGGGEDVLQLYANCGGETQTLDIATNGWLNWKTPTIENINVSDGTCTVGLKVVASSGQWAFFDESSLNFVE